A genomic region of Sarcophilus harrisii chromosome 6, mSarHar1.11, whole genome shotgun sequence contains the following coding sequences:
- the UTP3 gene encoding something about silencing protein 10, producing MGKARKRGAGMRRPARRQEQEEEEEEEQGPPPSPSDPSYFQDQVEAFHEARSQAALAPLWSDGESGAEDADEEEEVLGLDEHEEEEGEEDEEDEEEEEEEDAGSVGGSSVLSDADDADADPSLSWGQRKNLYYNTDYRASKGKSQQEADEEEREEEEEAQLIQRRLTQALQEDDFGLSWVQAFGKSAQPVPEEAQTRVVKDLDKVPTKEKLKMLRKESPELLELIEDLKAKLTEVKDELEPLLHMVEKGLIPPGKGSRYLKTKYSLYLNYCSNISFYLVLKARRVPIHGHPVIERLVTYRNFINKLAVVDQRLSPEIRCLLSQVDGDGKVAAKLRKPPTRPKPKSLPEALDVSAVMGPAEDSDLDEEAALKHYKEMEERLKLKRKKEEAAKGEEEEEEDELPDSNAKRAITYQIAKNKGLTPRRKKIDRNPRVKHREKFRRAKIRRRGQVPQVRTEEYKYSGELSGIRAGVKKSIKLK from the coding sequence ATGGGTAAGGCTCGGAAGCGTGGGGCCGGGATGCGTCGGCCGGCTCGGAggcaggagcaggaggaggaggaagaggaagagcaggGACCGCCGCCCTCCCCGAGCGACCCCAGTTACTTCCAGGACCAGGTAGAAGCCTTCCATGAGGCGCGGTCGCAGGCGGCTCTGGCCCCCTTGTGGAGCGATGGGGAGAGCGGGGCAGAGGACGCAGACGAGGAGGAAGAGGTGCTAGGTCTGGATGAGcacgaggaggaggagggagaggaagacgaggaggatgaagaggaggaggaggaggaggatgcgGGCAGTGTAGGGGGCAGCTCCGTACTCAGCGACGCAGATGACGCCGACGCCGACCCCAGCCTGTCGTGGGGCCAGAGGAAAAACCTGTACTACAACACGGACTACCGGGCCTCCAAGGGCAAGAGCCAGCAGGAAGCCGACGAGGAGGAgcgggaggaagaggaggaggccCAGCTCATCCAGCGGCGCCTGACGCAGGCCCTGCAGGAGGATGACTTCGGGCTGAGCTGGGTGCAGGCGTTCGGCAAGTCGGCGCAGCCCGTGCCCGAGGAGGCCCAGACCCGCGTGGTGAAGGACCTGGACAAAGTGCCGACCAAGGAGAAGCTCAAGATGCTTCGCAAGGAGTCCCCGGAGCTGCTGGAGCTGATCGAGGACCTGAAAGCCAAGCTGACAGAGGTGAAAGACGAGCTGGAGCCCCTGCTGCACATGGTGGAGAAGGGGCTCATCCCTCCCGGGAAGGGGAGCCGCTACCTGAAGACCAAGTACAGCCTCTACCTCAACTATTGCTCCAACATCAGTTTCTACTTGGTGCTCAAAGCCAGGCGAGTTCCCATTCATGGGCACCCTGTCATAGAGAGACTGGTCACCTACCGAAACTTCATCAACAAGCTGGCTGTCGTGGACCAGAGACTGTCGCCCGAAATCCGGTGTCTTCTTTCACAGGTCGATGGGGATGGAAAAGTAGCTGCGAAGCTAAGGAAACCCCCCACAAGGCCCAAACCAAAATCCCTTCCCGAGGCTCTCGATGTCTCTGCTGTTATGGGCCCTGCAGAGGACTCTGATTTAGATGAAGAAGCTGCGCTGAAACActataaagaaatggaagagagactgaaattaaaaagaaagaaagaagaagcagcaaagggggaggaggaagaagaggaggatgaaCTGCCGGATTCAAATGCAAAGAGAGCTATTACCTACCAAATTGCCAAAAATAAGGGACTTACACCCCGAAGGAAGAAAATTGATAGGAATCCTAGAGTTAAACATCGTGAGAAGTTCAGGAGAGCCAAAATTCGCAGAAGAGGTCAGGTCCCTCAGGTTCGCACAGAAGAATACAAATATTCTGGTGAATTGTCTGGCATTCGTGCTGGAGTCAAAAAGAGTATTAAGTTGAAATAA